CGGGAGCAAAATTGAAGAAAGCAGATTTCTCTAATGTCCATATTTCGAGGACGCCAATAAATAGAGAGCAAGTTGGTGGGGCGATCTTCCCATTAGATTCCCTTTTTGAGGATGGTTCGACTTCTTCCCAAGTCCGTATTCGATTTAAATCGAATGAGAGTCTATCTGATCTCGAATTATATGATTTTATTCGGAATCTTAATTTAATATATAGTACCATAGCAGAAAATTACGATATCATTGAACAATACACCAGTGTAGATTATTATCAGCTAGAGGACCAGAAGGATTCTATCTGGAACGTTTTAGAGTCTAATCCTGACGTTAGCAGTCCAAACAAGAGATATGAAATCGAATTATTGTCAATTGAGAAAAAGAGTCCTCTGACGATTGTGGCTTCTGGGATGGGAGTTGTATTAGTAACTTCACTAATCCTATCAGGAGGGACTATGTCACTATCAGCCGGTCCTGCAAAGGTACATGTTGAACTAAATTCTATAGGTGATGGCATAGAGGATCTTGCGAATGGCTTGGAGCGGGTTGAGGAAGTATTATATGATACTGATTCTTCCGAAATGGACAATGAAAATAACTAATCATATTTGAGCGATTTGCGTGCTGTATTCGCGTATAAAAACGCTGCTACCTGCATAAACCACCGTTTTCGGTTATCACACAGCAAGTTTGACTCTTACTCCTCTGTCAGATATCATTCGCAGGCTATAGTGCAAGAGCAGCGGTTGTTGATTCAAATAGCGTAATTCAACACAATCTGAGCTACTACCTCTCGATCACAAACTCGATACACTCGGTGTCGGTTCTCTCCCTTCACTTCAATCAAATCGTACCCCACCAGTTTCGAGAGCTTCGTCCGCCGAGCCCGTTCCGAAATCGGCGTCTGTTCACGTCCACGGTACGCCTGATCAGCAACGGAATCATACCGATCATGCAGTTCCCCAGCCTCCAGCCCATCGCCCATACGGATTAGTTCGTACAGCAGTTGATGATGGAACGGTAATGTCTCCAGATTTAGCTCGCGGATGTGTCGCTTCGCCCGCTCAAACGACTCGCTCACATCCTCGTCGGTGATTCGATCATGTTGCAGTTCCTCAGCCCGAAGTGCAGCCTGTCGAAGTGCTTGTATCCCGTTCCGTGCAACGCCAGCTACCTCATCAGCTATTGTCTCTAACTGCTCGCGGGTGACCGATTCCGACGGTAGCCCGAGGTTAGCCCGTGCTTCAAGAATGTCCGCCAGCTCGTCGACACTGTAGCGGTCCAGACCAAACTCCGCGAATGACAGCCGCCGCCGGAGTCTCCCATCAAGTCGGGATAACCACTCATCTGGGTCGTGGCAGATAACGACGACAGACACGTTCTCGACATCAACCAGCCGATTCAGTGCGTTCGTGGACGGGAGGCCGTCAGCCTCGTCGAGGACAACGATCACCGGACTGTTGACGCGCTCCTGAAGCTGGATACAAAGATCTTCGCGAGGGACGTTCACCGACGGGTCACTACCGGGGAGATCGTGAAGGACCGAGCGGACAACACCAGCAGTCGTTTTCCCGAGGCAGCGAACGTGGGCCGTCTGAACGTCGGCGTGTCCAGTGAGCTTCTGTAAGGAGTGGCGGGTCAGCGCTGTCTTTCCTACGCCTGGCGGGCCGTGAATCATCACGTCGTGGGCTTGATTGCCACCAAGTGCCGGTTCCCATGCACGAGATAAGTGGTCAACGGCAGCTTCTCGATGGAGGAGGCGACGCGGGAGGTGTTCATCATCGAAGACAGCAGGGTCGGCAATCATGCTGGGTGAGGGTGAGAACAGACAGGGATATAAACTGGTGCGACACTTCCGGGAAGAAAAGAAATTATTACCCTCAGACAGGGTGATGGTCTCTATATATTATTTAATTGGCAAAGTCATCAAGCGATGCTTCCCCCTTCTCATGCTCTTCTTTTGTCCGGTCATATGCAATTTGACCGGTTCTTTCAGGGACTTTCGAGTCAATATACTTATTTTGGACCATAGATTTGATATCACCTGGATCTTCGGAGGACCACATTATTTTGAAATCGCGTTGTTCAACAATGTCATCATCCTTCTTTATTATTCCATGTGACAACGAGAATTCCAGAAGATCATCAACTCTATCTTCTGCAATTGTCGTCATTGATTCTCTGTCGTCTCCAAAATGGACATTGTTTAGATATGCTGATTCGAACTCGCTTCTGTTGAATTCTTTTGGGTTTTCTGAGGTATTATATTTGTTTAAGTACAATTCTAAACATACTTCACCTATCGGGAAAACCGGATGTGATGAAAAACAGTACTTAATATCATCGTTTTCTGCAGTTGTGGGGTCAATTCCACCGCTAACAATGGTCTCAAGACTAGGTACGGATGTACTTCCATCATGTAGTTTGATTGTCTTTGCCTCTTCCATTTCTTCAGTTTCTTCGTTGTACTCAGCAGACCTGATCAATTTCCAAATAGCATAATACTCAGGGTCTATCCCCCGTTTTAAGATATCCACATCGGCATCTACAATATCTATATCTTGTGTAAGAGTTACGAACTGTATACTTCCTAACCGAAGGTTTGAGCAGTTTGCATTATTTTTGATTGTTTCTACTATTTGTTGATTATCCATTAACTCACTTACTGAATTTATTCGTTCTTGCCAACGGATATAATCTTGTCCGGATATCTCACAAGATATAAAACATAAGTGAACACTGCTTGATTGTGGTTTAGCCAGTAATATTTCAACTTCTGGTTCCCCAAATTCGTACAAGGGATTTACAATAGTAGCCTCAAACCCCGCTTGTGGCGAAGAAAATGCATTAACCACATCTCGAAATAGGCGATACTCTGCCTCTTCATTTGAGTCAAATGACTGTTCAAAGCTTTCGCGAGCCCGATCTTCGTCGATAGATTTGTATTTCTTTTTATATAGCTTGTCGAAATCCTTCTTATCTTGAAGTCCTAGACCAGAATAATACCCATCATCAAAGCTATCTGGTTCTATCATACCACTTTCTTTGGTTTACAATCTGCGTCAAAGTGGTCTGTAATGAAATTATACAGTCTCAGTGATTGATCTACGTCGGTAAATTCACGAGGGAATATTCTAATATCATTACCCTTTGATTTCAATGTTGTCCGCTCATGCGTTGTTTCGTCGATTACTTCTGCTTCAAACGAGTTCACTTCTGGCTGGCTATAGTAGTCTGCCACACTGAATTCCCAAAATGAGTCATCAAGTTGAGAAGGAAGTGTTTCAATTTGCTTTGAGGAGATCCCCTCAGTTACTTCTACTGCCCATGGCTTACTAACCGTGAACTTGTCGTCATCCGCGAAAATTTCACTTTCTGTTTCCCCATATGAACCTGTGTTGGCATATTCAACGACTTCCTCAACTCGCTCGATTTGACGCTGTAGACAGTTCCAAATAGTCCTAATTCCACCTCTCACATGTACAAATGTCCCGTCCTCCTTGATTTTGAATTTGAATTCATTTGGACATTCAAAAGTCATAATCCGAGGGAGAACACCATAATTAAAACGCATTTCACGGTATGTCTCTAATCCATCAGTTGCCCGGTACTGGATTGAGCGCTTGGTGTCTGGACGTTTCTTCGCAGTTATTGGCTCATCTACTGAACGCTTGGCACTAAAGTACGGTACTATAACATTATCATATTCAGAAACGATTCGCTTTCTGGTTTCATCAATCTCACGCTTGGACAACATTAACCGGCCAATATCCTGTGTTGACTGCAAGAATTTAATTATAGTCGGAGGGATCTGATCCGTTTTGTTGGCTTGTGTTAGAAATATTGGAGCAATTTCATCAAGAAAGACGTAGCTATACACGGGTTCCCCGTCGATAGTTGTATGTATCCGAATCAAATCTCCATTCCGTTCCAGCACATTGAACTGCTGTTTTAGGAGGTCAAAGAATTCGCTAGGATCCTCTCGGTTGTTCACAGCCGCAATAATATTAAATCCACCACCCAACTTTTCAAGCCGGTATTTCTTATCAATATTAGATATGAAATCATCGCGTGAATCGAACTCAATATCAGAAACGCCTAGAAAATCTCCAGCGTCTTCACTCATGAGCCTTCCCCCAAGATATCATAAGGGAGCAAATTGCATCCATATTTAAGTAAATGTGTACGAGCCAGTTATTTCTTCTGGATAGTTTACGACTCTAACTCCTCCGGATAAGCCACGTCAAAAGATCGAGCTTCGATTATTCTGTTCCTGACTGTATTTAGGTGAGTGATACTATTGTACAAATCTTCTTGATCATCATCTGAGATAGGGATTTGCTCTACTTCTTCAGCCTCATCTTCGCCGTTGAATCTAATTTTATTCCCTCTGTCACCAATCTCTTTTATTATTGATTTGTATTTTAATACTTTCGAGTAGAATTTTACCACCCCTTTTAATTCATTGGGTGCTCGGATACCACCTATAAGACCGATATTTGAGGCCGTAGATTCATATACAGTTGTTGGTATTGAATCTGGAGCAGGGACATCATCTGAGGATAGTTGATAGTTGGGTGGCTCACCTATTCGTTCCATTTGATCTTTACAAGTAGCTATACCATCCATTTGCTCAACTTCCGTAAGCAATGCACGATGTAGCTTCTTTTTTTCCCATAACTGACGGAGGATATACACCAGTATTGCTGACAATAAGGAAATCCCCACCCCTATAACGAATGACAGAAGTGAAAACGCAGGCTCCGGTTGTGAAGCAGTATTGCTAACGGGCGTCAATTCTGCAACCACTACGAGATATGTCTCCATCTCACTTATTAATCGAAATTGGTCGATTTAATACTTTTTTCCGGGCATCCTCAGCTCGTGGACTAACCGCACCCATGTCGGTATCACCGACACGGAACTTCCAAGGCAGGGGGTTCATCAGTGGTTCAAGAAAATCATCGAGCTTACCCCACTCTGACGAGACAACTTCATCCAGTTTGTCGATTATCCGTTGCTGGATATCAGAATCTAACTGCGAGAACTGGTTTTCAGCTCGGGGCGAAAACTCCCAGTCCCACTCGTCGTCACTCGCTGTCTGTCCCATACTGTGCTCTGATCTCGTCGCTCGAAATGCCGTCACCCTCGTCGAACTGCGCTTCACTGATTGCGAGGTCCTTCCACACGCCGGCCCCTTCCGGGTGATTCACCGTGTCACGAAGTGCGAACCGGATGAACTCGCTTCGGCTGTTGAACCCACGCTCGCGCCATGTCTCGTCGACGACATCGAGAAATGACCGAGCGATGCGGAGGTTGATCCTGTCAATCTCGGGATCGCCGTCGTTCGCATCGGCTTCTGACATACGTGCGTACATCTATCGTACTCACAGAAAACGCTGTTGCAGCCTCACCTACTATTCTCCGAAGGCTTTGATGGGGTTATTGACCTCACTTCCAATGATTGAAGTCATATTAGAGGAGGTCACTCGTTTGAAAAGTAGTTGAGTTTTTTATATTTGAAGAGACAATCCTAATGGAGAATGACGAGTGAGTATTGGGATCAACCAGTACGTGGTGAGCAGTTCAGTATCGAAAATAAGCGGAAATACTGGGAAACGTTCCGTACCAACCCCACTTCCCAATCGCTCCTTGAGTTTGGAGAAACATGGTGGGCATATCGCCATTTTGGAGATCCAGCTCATTTCGTTCGGAAGCGTACCCTGAATAAAGGCTATACAGCTACCGAGATGCGAGATCTACTCGAACGTGCTGCTTCAAAAGGTCCAGAAGCGATTAACGAAGATATTCCTGGAATGGGGGTTGCAACACTAAGCGAACTACTAGAGGTGATTGATCCATCACAGTACGCTACACTCAATTCTAAGTCATGTGAGGGATTACGAGACCTGGGCTATTCTGTACCCGGAAATAATCCAGACAAAACGATGTACAGCAAGTTCACTGAGCACGTCAAAGAGATTGTGCCAAAATATGGCCTGGAGAAAGATGTTGATTCTACTGTTTCGCGAGGTATTCCAGATGGTACAGAAAATATCGACATCGCGCAGGTGGCCTTTGAAATGAATCATAACGACAGGTTCTCATTTTCACTAAGTAACCTCTGAGAAGTTGACTATCGCCACTTACTCTCGACACTCGTCCGATAGCGGAGTCCAATCACACTCGTATTGAACTGCTGGATCGTCTCGGGGTCCAGATCCCCACGCGCGTCGTCGATGTTTTCCTCGCTCTCGATCAAGTGCGTCAGCGCCGCGTCCAGCACATCGGACATCGGTGGGTCGTCGTGCTGATCGCTCGCGACAATCGCACTCGCCTTATCCAGTAGTCGCTGCCGTTCGTCAGTGATCTTGAGGCTGGTACGTCGGGTCATTGTTTAAACAAGTGTATGTACCGGGGGTTGGTTCGCGTCATTCTGGAGTGAGCGACAGGGTGGTTCTTCATAAACTGGAGTCGGACTGCCGCCGTGATCGGGGCGAACCCCCAGCCCAACCGCCTCGATTTTATGCACCGTAGCCCACGGCCCACAGCCCACAGGTGCATACATCGAGGATTGGCGTTACATCTGAGTCTAACCCCGTGGGGTCGGGCTCGCATCATGGGCTGACCAACTCTAATCGGTAGTCGCCTTCGTCGTCCTGGTCAAGACTCTCGACCTTCGCCCAGTGGTTGCCCACCAGCTCGCCATCTTCGTCGACGACTCCGCGCTCGCGGAGATCGTCTATCGGTATCGAGACGGTCACACAGCCGCCTGCCGGAGAGAGTTTTCGCATCTCCATGCCACCGGCGGTGCAGTCCCGATACTAAAATTTACTGAGTCCCGGGAATACCGCGATTCGGTGCTTTCTAGCCAGCAGACTGCACGGCCGGAATACGGTCGTACTCACGGCCGGTGCAACCCATGTTCGGAAAGATAGACATCGAAGACGCCCTGGCCGGTGTGATTTTCACCGCCAGCGCGTTCGTCACCAACGGTATCGCCTCAATCAGCCTGCTCGGCTACGACCTCGCCGCCTCTGTGTTCACCGTCCAGAGCACGAGCATTGACCTCGCGTTTCTGCTGTCGCTCGCTGCTCTGGCGATGGCATATGCCACCAACCGCGTCAACGAGAGTCGCAACAAGAACTACCAGCTCGACACCGACCTCGTCGAGATCGCCAAGGGCTCGGCCACTGTCGAAACCTACCTCGCGCTCGGGACGCTCGTCATCGTTCTGTTCACCGGGCTGAACATCCTTGGCGCGCAGGATATCGTGGTCGGTTCGGCCGCTATCGGTCTTGTCGTCGTTGGCGTCGAGGCTGCCGGCTACTACGTCATCAGCTACCTGGGGTGAATCCGATGGACCGCATACTCAGCTATGGGCTTATGGGCGTCATCGGCGTCTCTGCGTCCACAATTGCCGCGGCTGTCATCGGTTCCCCGCTCCCCGTCGTCAGTCCCGCCGTCGTTGCCGGCGGCGTGATCGCCGCGCACCACGCACAGCAGAAGGACACCGCCACCGGTGCTGACGATCAAGAGGTTCGTGCCAGCGTCGAGCAGGTCGAAACCGACGGGGGACGCGAGCAATGACCCGCGCTCGTTCGGTCCTGCTCGCCGCGCTCATCGTCTGTTCCGCCGTCGTCGGGGCCGTCGGTCCCGCACTGGCACAGACAGCCACCGACAGCGGACCAGTCACCTACGAGTACACCGGTTCCCCAACGACGCTGATTGTTGACACCAGCAATCTCGACGGTGGCACGGAGTTTACTGTCGAGTACACCACGCAGGGCGGCCCGTCCACTCGGACGACCGTGTTAGCCCGTGAGACGTACAACACCGCGAACCTCAAAGAAGACCAACTCCTGTTCTTCAACGACGGCGCGTATGAATCCGTGAACGTCACCGTGTCGGAC
The genomic region above belongs to Haloarcula hispanica ATCC 33960 and contains:
- a CDS encoding Cdc6/Cdc18 family protein, with the translated sequence MIADPAVFDDEHLPRRLLHREAAVDHLSRAWEPALGGNQAHDVMIHGPPGVGKTALTRHSLQKLTGHADVQTAHVRCLGKTTAGVVRSVLHDLPGSDPSVNVPREDLCIQLQERVNSPVIVVLDEADGLPSTNALNRLVDVENVSVVVICHDPDEWLSRLDGRLRRRLSFAEFGLDRYSVDELADILEARANLGLPSESVTREQLETIADEVAGVARNGIQALRQAALRAEELQHDRITDEDVSESFERAKRHIRELNLETLPFHHQLLYELIRMGDGLEAGELHDRYDSVADQAYRGREQTPISERARRTKLSKLVGYDLIEVKGENRHRVYRVCDREVVAQIVLNYAI
- a CDS encoding type II toxin-antitoxin system RelE family toxin, with product MGQTASDDEWDWEFSPRAENQFSQLDSDIQQRIIDKLDEVVSSEWGKLDDFLEPLMNPLPWKFRVGDTDMGAVSPRAEDARKKVLNRPISINK
- a CDS encoding ribbon-helix-helix domain-containing protein, giving the protein MSEADANDGDPEIDRINLRIARSFLDVVDETWRERGFNSRSEFIRFALRDTVNHPEGAGVWKDLAISEAQFDEGDGISSDEIRAQYGTDSE
- a CDS encoding DUF7386 family protein, translating into MTRRTSLKITDERQRLLDKASAIVASDQHDDPPMSDVLDAALTHLIESEENIDDARGDLDPETIQQFNTSVIGLRYRTSVESKWR